GACCTCTTCCCGTTCCATTCGCCTCCCGTCCGCGCCGGCCGAGGGCCGACTGATACCGCTGCCTTGCTGCTGACCCAGCGCTGATTCGCGGCCCGCAGGCTCGGAGCCACGCAACGCACGTCAGCCTACGAAAGGGCGCACCATGCACCCCACCATCCCCGGCTTCACCTACCGGCGCGTCCCCGTCGCCGACGACGTCACCCTCAACGTCGCCGTCGGAGGCTCGGGCAGCCCGGTCATGCTTCTGCACGGCTTCCCGCAGACCCACCTCATGTGGCGGCACGTGGCCGTCGAACTCGCCGCCCATCACACCGTCATCTGCCCCGACCTGCGCGGTTACGGCGCCAGCGACAAGCCCGCCGAGGACGCCGAGGCCGCCGAGGCCGGTGGGGCCGGTGGGGCCGGTGGCGTCGGTGGGGTCACGTACGCCAAGCGCACCATGGCCGCCGACGCCGTCGCGCTCGCCCGTGCCCTGGGGCACGACCGGTTCGCGCTGGCCGGCCACGACCGGGGCGCGCTCGTGGCGATCCGGGCTGCCCTCGACCACCCGGAGGTGATCACCCACCTCGCCTCGCTCGACGTCCTGCCCACTCTGGACACCTGGGACGTCATGCACGGCACCGGCGCCGCCGTCGGCTTCCACCTCTATCTGATGGCCCAGCCGCCCGGACTGCCCGAGCGGATGATCGGTGCGAGCGCGGACGCGTTCTTCGGCCACTTCCTCGACATCTGGACGCGCGATCCGCAGGCGATCCCGGCCGACATCCGGGCCGCGTACCTGGCGGCCTCCCGCGCGTCCGTGCCCTCCATCGTCGCCGACTACCGCGCCTCCGCCGGGATCGACGTCGTCCATGACCAGGCCGACCGCGACGCCGGGAACCGGCTGCGGATGCCGGTGACCGTCCTCCAGCAGGACTGGGGTACGGCGCTGGGCTTCGACGCCGCCGCGCGCTGGCGCGCCTGGGCGCCCGACCTGCGGCACTCCACGGTCTCCTGTGGCCACTTCATGGCGGAGGAGGCACCGGAGGACGTCGTCAGGGCCGTACGCGACCTCCTCACCCGCTGAGGGAGCGGGGGCCACGGCGTCCGCGTCACCGTCCGACGCCTCCCGGCCTCCCGGCCTCCCGGCCTCCCGGCCTCCCGTCGCCCGTCGCCCGTCGCCCGTCGTCCGACGATCCGTCACCCGACCCGCAGCGCATCGAGGAGACGCCCCAACGCGGCACGGGTGTCGGTGAGATCCGCCGGGTCGGCCGAGGTCGCCAGCCACAGGGCCGCCTCGTTCATCGCGCCCGACAGCAGGTGCGCGAGGGGGGCCACCGGCTGCGGGGCGACGACGCCCTCGTCCACGAGCGCGGTCAGCGCCTCCGTCAGATGGCGGGCCGACGACGCCTCGTCCATCGCCCGCCACTCGGTCCAGCCCAGCACGGCGGGCCCGTCGACGAGCATGATCCGCTGAATGTCGGGTGCGGTCGTGGCGGTGATGAACTCCTGGCAGCCGGCGACCAGTTGGTCCCAGGAGTCGTCCCGCGCGTCGGCCGCCCCCGCGACGCGCCGGCCCACCTCCTCCTGGACGTCCTCCAGTACGGCACGGAACAGCGCGGTCTTGCCGTCGAAGTGGTGGTAGAGCGCGCCCTTGGTCACACCGGCGGCGGCGACGATCTCCGCGAGGCTCACCGCGCCGTAACCGACCTCCGCGAAGAGCCTGCGGCCCTCGCGCAGCAGGGTCAGTCTGGTCTGCTCCCGCTGCCGGGCTCTCGCCCCGTGCTCCTGCGGCATCGCGCTCCCCTCCGATTGACATACCGACGGTATGCGAATAGCGTCGTTCGCGTACCGATGGTATGCGAAAGGAATCCGTCATGGAGCTGACCAGCTTCTATCCCGTGATCGCCACCACGAGGCTCCAGGAGTCCCGAGACTTCTACACCCGGTTTCTGGGCTTCGAGACGACGTTCGAGGCCGACTGGTACGTGAGCCTGCGGCGGCCGGGGGCCGTCCCGTACGAGCTCGCGCTCCTCGACCCCACCCATCCGACGCTGCCCGAGGGCTACGGCAGGCCAGTCCAGGGCCTCCTCCTCAACTTCGAGGTGGCGGACGTGGACGCGGAGTGGGAGCGGCTCGTCGACGGTGCGGGGCTGACCCCCGTACTCCCGCTGCGCAGCGAGGACTTCGGGCAGCGGCACTTCATCGTGGCCGACCCCGCCGGGGTGCTGATCGACATCATCACGCCGATCGAGCCGGTGGGGGAGTTCGCCGCGCAGTACGCGAGCTCCGAAGGCGCGCAGCCCTAGTCGTACGTCTGCGGGGGATGGGACGGGGGACGGGCCCGTCCGGCGTACGAAGGCCCCGACCGGCACAGGGGAGTGGTCGGGGCGTTCGGCGGGCTGTTTCGTACGGATCGGCTCCGGGCTCGGCTCCGGGGTCAGCTCCGCGGCGGGCGGTCGTCGCCCGGCGTGGGCCGCTGCTGGGAGCCAAGCTGTTCGTTGAGCTTCTCCTGCGCCGTGTCGACATGGTTCTTGTACTTGTTCCCGGTCTTCCTGTCGACGGCGTCACCTGCCTTGTCGACGCCTTTTCGCACGGTGTCCTCGTGGCCCTTGACCAGACCCTTGAGCTTGTCGAGCATCGACATGACTCGTCCTCCCTTGTGGGTTCACCTCCCAGCATCGGGGGGTGTGTCGTATCCCGCATCCGCGCGGCGACAAAGTGCGTGGAAGGCCGGTAAGCGGTCCATTTCGCGGTGATCTCCGGGCAAAGACCGGACCCCGAGGCTGCGCTCGCGGCCCGGGAGTCGCACTCTTGACCGTATGAGTGACACACCGATCGTCGTGCACCGGCCGTCCGGGACGGGCGGCCGGCGGGTCACCGTCCGCGGCCGGATCATGGGACTCGCCCACAACGACGACCATCTGATCGAATTCCTGCGGCTCGCCGGGCTGCCCGACGCGTGGGAACTGCTCGACGATCCCGCCTGGGTGGAGTGGCAGGGCGGGCTGCCGCACGAGTACGGCTCCGGCTGACCGGGCCACCGGCCGCCCGCCGCGTTCAGACGCCCGCCGCGCCGCCCGCGCGCTCGCGCCGGCCGTCCGCAGGCCCGCGCCGCGCCGCCCGCCCGCAGGCTCGCGCCGCGCCGCCCACCCGCCGCGTTTCAGACCGGCTGCCGCAGCTTCGCCACGATGGGCGTCAGCTGGGTGAGCGTGTCGATCCGCCAGTCCGCCGCCGCGACGACGTCCGGATCGTCCGCCGTCAGATAGCCCCAGGGGCCCCGCCGCAGATGCGCCGCCCGCAGCCCGGCCCGCTGGGCGGGGAACAGGTCGTGCATGGGGTGGTCGCCGACGTACAGGATCCGATCCGGCGCGGTGTCCGCCGCCTCCACGACCCGGCCGAAGAACTCCGCCGACGGCTTCGCCACGCCCCACTCGTCCGACGTGGCGACCAGATCGGCCGGCAGATCGAGGCCCCGCAGCAGCTCTCCGGCCTTGGTGGTCTGGTTGCCGGCGATGATCACGCGCGCGCCGAGCTGGTGCAGCCCGGCGAGGGCCGGGCGTACGTCGGGATAGAGATCGGACTCGTCCAGGTGCTCGCCCCGGCCCGCGGCCTCTCTGGCCCGGTACGCCTCGCCGACATCTATGCCGGGTTTGATGAGGTGGAGGGCGTCGGCGTTGTCCCTACCCTGTGCGGCCACGGCGCCGACCAGCGCGGAGACGGTGTGGCGGGGGACGCCGAGCCAGTCGGCCCAGGAGGCCCAGTGGCGGTCGTCGCGGACGATGGTCTCGCCGACGTCGAACACGATGGTTTCGATCACCGGTGTAAGCGTAGGTGCTGAGGGGCTCCGGACGGTGGCGATACGAGGACGTGGGGTACACGCTCTGCCGATTGTCAGTGGCTGGCCGTAGCCTTACTCCATGTCAGCTTCCTCTGATGCCCGTGCGTCCGTCCGTCCTGCCGCCGTCGTCAACACGGAGATCCGTGCCCTGTGGGCGCGGGCCGGCCGGACGCTGTCCCCCGCCGAGCAGGACGAGTATCAGCGGCTTCTGGTCGAGTGGGCGGCCGCCGTTCACGCCGATGTGGTGGAGGCCGCGTAGGCCGATCTGCGCCCCGGACGGGAAAGTGGAGATGATCTTGGTCCGGATGGCGTAAAGTTGCATTCAACGGCGCGGGGTGGAGCAGCTCGGTAGCTCGCTGGGCTCATAACCCAGAGGTCGCAGGTTCAAATCCTGTCCCCGCTACTGGAAGAAGACGAAGGCCCGGATCCACTGGATCCGGGCCTTCGTCGTGCGCCCGGCTCGCGGCCGCCATCTCCCGCCGCCGGCTTCCGGTCACCGCCCCCGCCACCCTGTCCCGCGAAATCGGGCTTGACCTTTACGCAACGTCAAGATTTAGCGTTCAGGACATGGAGTGGTCGATCCAGGACATCGCGAAGAAGGCCGGCACGACGAGCCGCACGCTCAGGCACTACGGCGAGCTGGGGCTGCTGACCCCGAGCCGGGTCGGTGGCAACGGCTACCGCTACTACGACCAGGACGCCCTGGTCCGCCTGCAGCGGATTCTGCTGCTGCGTGAGCTGGGCCTCGGCCTGCCCGCGATCGCCCGGATCCTCGACGGCCAACAGGACACGGCCGCCGCACTGCGGACCCATCTCTCGCTGCTGGAACAGGAGCGGGAGCGGATGGGGCGTCTCATCGCCTCGGTGCGGACCACTCTCCACAAGACCGAGAAGGGAGAAGAGCTGATGGCCGAGGAGATTCTCGACGGCTTCGATCACACGCGGTACGAGGGCGAGGTGACCGAGCGGTGGGGCCGGGACGCGTACGAGAAGGGGGACCGCTGGTGGCGCTCGCTGAGTGAGAGCGAGCGCAAGGAGTTCATGGGCAGGCACGAGGACATCGCCCGGGACTGGGGCCGGGCCAGGAAGGAGGGCCGCGCCCCCGACAGCGAGGAGGCGCAGGCGCTCGCGCGCCGCCACTACGAGTGGCTGTCGGCGACGTCCACCGTCGGCAGGTCGTACGTCATCGGTGTCACCGCGATGTACGTCGACGACCCGCGCTTCGGCCGGAACTACGACAAGTACGAGGAAGGCGCGGCCGTGCTCGTACGGGACGCGATGAAGGTGTTCGCCGAGCGTCATCTCACCGACTGACGGGCGCCCCGGCGGGCCGGGGCCCCGTCGGTAGCCCAGTCGGTCGATGGCCGGGTAGCCGCCGGGCGCGGAAAGAGTCAGCCTGGAAGTGCGCGGTACCGTGCGCAGCCGTCGACGGACCGGGCAGGAGACGACTGGTGGGGCACCTGAGAGACAACGGAGACGACGGGACGGCGGGCGACGGGAGCGACGACCGCTCGGCCGAGGGATCGGTCGGCCGTCGTCGTATCCCTGCCAGGACCAGGATCCGTAGCCTCAGGAACACCGTCGAGCACGGTGTCCGCCGTGGTTTCCGGCGCGCCGACGCCGGATTCCGCGAGGCGGATCTGCCGCCGGAGGACCCCGCCTGGAACACCTCGCGCGGCATGGACAAGCACTCTCCGCGCTTCGGCACCGAGGACCTCCAGCCGGGCGGGCGGCGGCGTGGCAGGCACGCGGCCCGTTCGCCGCATCCGTTCGTGGAGCTCCTGCCCGCGCTGATCATCGTGGGGGCGATCGTCCTGGACCAGGCGACCCCCACCTCCATCACCGCTTCCCCGCTCTTCGCGGCGGCTCCGCTGGTGGCCGCGCCGTTCTTCTCGTTCGCGCGCACCCTGGTCGTCGGCATCCTGTCGGTCGCCGCCATCCTCGGGCTGCACTTCTACAACGGCACGGCGGGCAGGATCGAGACGATCACCGAATCGCTGACGGTCTTCACGGTCTCCGTCCTCGCGCTGGCCATCAACGGGGTCGTACGCCGCAGCGGTGAACGTCTCGCCTCGGCGCGGGTCATCGCCGAGGCGGCCCAGCGAGCCGTGCTGCCCACTCCCGCCGCCCGGATAGGCGGGCTGCACATCGCCGCGCGCTACGAGGCGGCCGAGGAGGGCGCCTACATCGGCGGTGACCTGTTCGCCGTCCAGGACACGGCGTACGGGGTACGGCTGGTGGTCGGTGACGTACGCGGCAAGGGCATGGGCGCCGTCGAGACCGTGGCCGTCGTCATCGGCGCCTTCCGGGAGGCCGCCGAGCAGGAGAGTTCGCTCGAAGGGGTCGCGCAGCGGCTGGAGCGGGCGCTGGCGCGCGAAGGCACACGGCGCAGCGGGATCGATCTGTTCGAGGGCTTCACCACCGCCGTACTGGCGGAGATCCCGCACGTCGAGGGCATGGTGCGGGTGGTCAACCGCGGGCACCCGGAGCCGCTGGTGCTCGCCGCCGACGGGGCGCTGACGGTGCTGGCCCCGTCCGATCCGGCGCTGCCGCTCGGGATGGGTGAGCTGGGGGCGTGGCCGGACCGGGCGGACGAGGTCCCGTACGGGACGGGTTCGACGCTCCTGCTCTACACGGACGGTCTCACCGAGGCGCGCAACGCGGCGGGTGTCTTCTACAACCCGCGCGAACGGCTGGCGGGACGGATCTTCCCCGGCCCCGACGAGCTGCTGGAGGCGATCGTCGGTGACGTACGGCTGCACACCGGCGGCGGCAGTACGGACGACATGGCGCTGCTGGCCGTCAGCCGGCCCACCGCGGGGCAGCCGGAGCGGCGCAGGACGATGCCCGTCGTGCCGTGAGACGGCTCGCCGCCCTTCCGCTCCGCCGACCGTCGCGACGTGATGTGATTCCGGCCCGGCACGCTGTGTAGTCGATGTGCACCACTCCGCATAACATTTGACGCACCGTCAGTTCGAGTGTGTGATCGCACACGGCCCGGGAGTCGATCAACTCGCCCGATTGTGCCCGCTTGTGGCCCGGTTGATCCCGGCCGTCATCGCTAACGATCACCCGGAACAGCTTGGAATAAGCCCCGGTCGTCTATTAACGTTCGATAACGCAGCGCGGTTGTCCCGGCCGTCGAAAGAGACGGCACCGTGCGCACGCGCCGAATTCCGCAAGGAAACCGGGGAACCACCAATTGGGGTGAATCGGGCGCCTCTTGCCGCTTCGTGCGGTCAAGAACGCTCGTAGGAGACCTTCCTGCTCCGAACCCGTCAGCTAACCCGGTAGGCGAGAAGGAAGGAAAGGAGAGCGCCCCAGTGGCGTCCAACAGGCCTGCCCCCGAAGCCTCAGCCCCGGCCCA
This window of the Streptomyces niveus genome carries:
- a CDS encoding alpha/beta fold hydrolase; amino-acid sequence: MHPTIPGFTYRRVPVADDVTLNVAVGGSGSPVMLLHGFPQTHLMWRHVAVELAAHHTVICPDLRGYGASDKPAEDAEAAEAGGAGGAGGVGGVTYAKRTMAADAVALARALGHDRFALAGHDRGALVAIRAALDHPEVITHLASLDVLPTLDTWDVMHGTGAAVGFHLYLMAQPPGLPERMIGASADAFFGHFLDIWTRDPQAIPADIRAAYLAASRASVPSIVADYRASAGIDVVHDQADRDAGNRLRMPVTVLQQDWGTALGFDAAARWRAWAPDLRHSTVSCGHFMAEEAPEDVVRAVRDLLTR
- a CDS encoding TetR/AcrR family transcriptional regulator, translated to MPQEHGARARQREQTRLTLLREGRRLFAEVGYGAVSLAEIVAAAGVTKGALYHHFDGKTALFRAVLEDVQEEVGRRVAGAADARDDSWDQLVAGCQEFITATTAPDIQRIMLVDGPAVLGWTEWRAMDEASSARHLTEALTALVDEGVVAPQPVAPLAHLLSGAMNEAALWLATSADPADLTDTRAALGRLLDALRVG
- a CDS encoding VOC family protein, which encodes MELTSFYPVIATTRLQESRDFYTRFLGFETTFEADWYVSLRRPGAVPYELALLDPTHPTLPEGYGRPVQGLLLNFEVADVDAEWERLVDGAGLTPVLPLRSEDFGQRHFIVADPAGVLIDIITPIEPVGEFAAQYASSEGAQP
- a CDS encoding antitoxin — encoded protein: MSMLDKLKGLVKGHEDTVRKGVDKAGDAVDRKTGNKYKNHVDTAQEKLNEQLGSQQRPTPGDDRPPRS
- a CDS encoding HAD family hydrolase, whose amino-acid sequence is METIVFDVGETIVRDDRHWASWADWLGVPRHTVSALVGAVAAQGRDNADALHLIKPGIDVGEAYRAREAAGRGEHLDESDLYPDVRPALAGLHQLGARVIIAGNQTTKAGELLRGLDLPADLVATSDEWGVAKPSAEFFGRVVEAADTAPDRILYVGDHPMHDLFPAQRAGLRAAHLRRGPWGYLTADDPDVVAAADWRIDTLTQLTPIVAKLRQPV
- a CDS encoding MerR family transcriptional regulator, with the protein product MEWSIQDIAKKAGTTSRTLRHYGELGLLTPSRVGGNGYRYYDQDALVRLQRILLLRELGLGLPAIARILDGQQDTAAALRTHLSLLEQERERMGRLIASVRTTLHKTEKGEELMAEEILDGFDHTRYEGEVTERWGRDAYEKGDRWWRSLSESERKEFMGRHEDIARDWGRARKEGRAPDSEEAQALARRHYEWLSATSTVGRSYVIGVTAMYVDDPRFGRNYDKYEEGAAVLVRDAMKVFAERHLTD
- a CDS encoding PP2C family protein-serine/threonine phosphatase, translating into MDKHSPRFGTEDLQPGGRRRGRHAARSPHPFVELLPALIIVGAIVLDQATPTSITASPLFAAAPLVAAPFFSFARTLVVGILSVAAILGLHFYNGTAGRIETITESLTVFTVSVLALAINGVVRRSGERLASARVIAEAAQRAVLPTPAARIGGLHIAARYEAAEEGAYIGGDLFAVQDTAYGVRLVVGDVRGKGMGAVETVAVVIGAFREAAEQESSLEGVAQRLERALAREGTRRSGIDLFEGFTTAVLAEIPHVEGMVRVVNRGHPEPLVLAADGALTVLAPSDPALPLGMGELGAWPDRADEVPYGTGSTLLLYTDGLTEARNAAGVFYNPRERLAGRIFPGPDELLEAIVGDVRLHTGGGSTDDMALLAVSRPTAGQPERRRTMPVVP